The segment TCCATTTTTCAATCTCCCATTGCCGCCATTATTTTTGCCATAGAAGTCTTTAGTCTAGATCTCACATTTGCATCTTTATTGCCATTATTAATCGCCTCAGTATCCTCGGTATTAACCTCTTATTTTTTCTTGGGAAATGGGGTGTTATTTAATTACAATATATCACAGCCATTTGCGTTAAGAGACACCTTATTCTTTATTATTTTAGGTATTGGAACAGGTATTGCCTCCATCTATTTCTCGAAAATATACTTTGCAATCTATAAGTTCTTTGAACGATTTAAAACAAATGGTCAAAAGCTTATTGTAGGCGGCTTAGCCATAGGGGTTATGTTATATTTTATACCACCACTTTATGGTGAAGGTTTTGGGTTTATTAATGACCTTTTAGATGGAAATCATTTACACGCTCTAGGGCAAACTCCTTTTGATAACTATTTGGATAATATATGGGTGGTTATTGCACTCCTTATAGGAATCACCATTTTTAAAGCGGTAGCAATGACAACTACTTTTGCGGCCGGTGGTGCCGGTGGTATTATCATACCAACTATGGTTATGGGAAGTGCCCTAGGAAATGTTGTTGCAAAAATCATTAATAATATTGGGTTGGGTTTTCAAGTGTCTGAATCTAACTTCACACTATTAGGCATGGCAGGACTGATTGCAGGAGTGTTGCATGCACCTCTCACTGCTATTTTCTTAATCGCAGAAATCACAGGTGGTTACCAATTATTTGTCCCTCTAATGATTACAGTATCAATGTCGTTTATCATCACAAAGAATGCCATAGATCATACTATTTATACCAAAGAACTTGCTGAAAAAGGAGCGCTCCTCACTCACGATAAAGATCAAACTATCTTAACTTTAATGAAATTAGACAGCGTCATTGAAAAAGACTTCACCATTTTACATCCTGAAATGTCTTTGGGCGAAATGCTGCATGAAGGTGTTGCTAAATCTAATCGAAATCTGTTTCCTGTTGTAGACGAAAATCAATATCTAGTTGGTATTATCTTATTAGATGATATTAGAACCGTTATGTTTGATCAGTCTCTGCATAAAACAACTTCCGTAGAAACCTTTATGCATAATCCTCCTGAACATATACACTATGAGACGGACTCTATGAAAGCTGTTATGAAGAAATTTCAAAATACTGGTGCATGGAATCTACCAGTAATTAAAGACTTAAAATATTATGGTTTTGTCTCAAAATCAAAACTCTTAACCGCTTACAGGCGCGAATTGATTAATTTTACAACTTAGAATATTCTGGTCATTACATTATGAAATATCTTATTTTTATCTGTTTTATCTCTGCCATTGGCAGTATTTTATGTGGTTTTCTTTTAGACCTGCACTATTCCCAAAAACTTATAGGTTTTGGCGTTTTAGGTCTATTTCTCGTGGTTTTTCCTTTATTCATTTATTATAGATGGAAAGGTAAAGACATTAAAGACTATATGCTCACTCAAGAAAATTTAGAAAAAATGAGAAAAAACCAGAAAAGAAATAAATATTAGCACTCAATCAAGAGCAATTTTTTCCCACATAAAATACAGTAATTACTCTGAGCCTTTTCAAAGATTTATTTTAATTGTTTAGTTTTCAATTATTTAAAAAAATAAAATTAATTAAGCATCGCATTAGTATAAGTATTACATTTGTAACTTTATTAACATATATTTTTATTACAATGACTGGAACAGTTAAATTTTTTAATGATTCAAAAGGATTTGGATTCATTACCAACGAAGAAACAGGAAAAGACATTTTCGTTCACGTATCAAACCTTAACGGTGTTGAATTACGTGAAGGCGATAATGTAGAGTACACAGAAGAAGAAGGAAGAAAAGGAATGGTCGCGGCTAACGTGCAGGTTCTTTAAGAAGATATACTTTATATTACAGTTTCAACGTCTAACGAAAGTTAGGCGTTTTTTTGTGCGTTTTCTCCTTCGCTAAAGCCACCGAGAATCAGGCTCTCGGCAATCGCTCTTTTCAAGGAGCTCCAGCAAAGCCTCCATCCTTAACGCAATATTCGGTTTAATTCAAATTACGTCTTTGAATAAAAAATCGTTTCAATAATGCTGATGCTTCATCAGCTAATATACCACCAATCATGGTAGTCTTTGGATGCAATTTACTTTTCAAATTAATACATCCACGTTTTTCATCTCTGGCAGCATAAACGATTTTAGAAATCTGACTCCAATACAAAGCTCCTGCGCACATTTGACAGGGTTCTAAAGTGACATATAAGGTGCAATTTTGCAAGTACTTACCTCCTAAAAAATTAGCTGCTGCTGTAATAGCTTGCATTTCTGCATGGGCAGTCACATCATTTAATAATTCAGTTAAGTTATGAGCTCTTGCGATAATTCTATCATTAATCACTATCACAGCACCTACTGGAATTTCATCTTTTTCAAAAGCAATCTCAGCCTCCTGTAAGGCCTTTTTCATAAAATAAATATCGTCAAAAGGATTTTCCATAATCGTAAAAATACAATAACAACTCGTACATTTGCCAAGCAGTGCAAAAATTATTAGACCATATCAACCTTCCTTCAGATTTAAGACAATTAAATCAGAATCAACTCCCACAACTCGCTCGTGAGTTACGTGACTTTATTATCAATGTCGTAGCTACCAAAGAAGGTCATCTTGGAGCTAGCTTAGGGGTCATTGAATTGACATTAGCGTTGCACTATGTATTCAACACCCCTGAAGACTTGTTAGTTTGGGATGTTGGTCATCAAGCTTATGGACATAAAATTATTACTGGAAGAAAAGAACGTTTTCATACTAACAGGCAGTTAGATGGCATAAGTGGCTTTCCAAAACGTGATGAAAGCACCTATGACACATTTGGGGTTGGACACTCATCAACATCTATTTCGGCAGCATTAGGCATGGCCATTGCATCTCAACTTAAAGGTGAAAACAAACATCATATTGCTGTGATTGGTGACGCATCTATTGCTAGTGGAATGGCATTTGAAGGGCTTAATCATGCTGGAGTGACTGCTGCAAATCTTTTAGTTATTTTAAACGACAATGCCATAGGTATAGATCCAAGTGTTGGTGCTTTAAAGCAATACTTAACTAATGTTAAAAAAGGAAAAGAAAAACAAGACAACATTTTCGAAGCCTTGAACTTTGACTATACTGGTCCTATTAATGGTCATGATTTACCCGCTTTAATAACAGAATTAGAACGTTTAAAACATGTAAAAGGTCCGAAATTTCTTCATGTAATTACGACCAAAGGAAAAGGCTTGAAACAAGCCGAAGACGACCAAGTAAAATATCATGCTCCTGGGAAATTCGACGCGAAAACAGGTGATCTTTTTCCTAAAGAAACTATTGAACAAGCACCAAAATTTCAGGATGTTTTTGGTCATACTATAGTTGAATTAGCTAAAGTTAATAAACACATAATAGGTATAACACCTGCTATGCCCACTGGAAGTTCTTTAAAGTTTATGATGGCAGAACTTCCAAAACGCGCTTTTGATGTTGGCATTGCCGAACAGCATGCCGTCACTTTAGCGGCAGGAATGGCGACACAGGGTCTCATTCCCTTCTGTAATATTTACTCTACTTTTTTACAGCGTGCTTATGATCAAGTAATTCATGATGTCGCCCTACAAAACCTACCCGTAATATTTTGTTTAGATCGTGCAGGTTTGGTTGGAGAAGATGGCGCCACACATCATGGTGTTTTTGATTTAGCCTATTTACGATGCATTCCAAATATGATTATTTTTGCACCTAGAAACGAAATTGAATTGCGGAACATTATGTTTACGGCTCAATTAGAAATAGCTCAACCCATTGCCATTCGATATCCTCGAGGTCGTGGCCGGATTATAAATTGGAAACAGCCATTTACTAAAATAGAAATAGGAAAAGGTCTACGTATAAAAAAAGGGACTGAAATTGCTGTTTTAAGCATAGGTACAATAGCATATAATGTCGAAGAAGCTATATCTATATCTGAATTCGGAGAATTAATCTCACATTATGATATGCGCTTTGTAAAACCCCTAGATGATTTATTACTGCATTCTGTTTTTACCACATATAAGGAAATAGTAACACTTGAAGATGGTGTTATAAGTGGAGGTTTTGGATCTGCCATTTTAGAATTTGCATCAAAACACAAATATAAAACTCCAATTACAAATTTAGGTGTCCCTGATAATTTTGTAGAACAAGCATCTGTAAAACAACAACATCAATCGGTTAAGATTGATGCTGATAATTTAAGTATGTTATTTAAATCTATTATTCTTCGTCTGTCTTAACCATATCTGGTTGTTGGTTTGCATCTGCATCATAGACCTCAACATTAATCTGTGGCTCTTGATTACCATTACTCGTAATATCATCTAACATTAATAAAAATGCTAATGTGACAAAAAAGATGACTGCCGCTCCTAAAATATTTTTTTTCATAATAGTAGGTTTTAAAGATTTGGTTAACAAATATAATTAATTATCGCTTAAACACAAATTTAATCGATGAAATGCATTATTTGAACAAAGGGAACTCGTAAAAGCCCCCTTCTATGTGATACATATCTTATTTATTTTATAATAATTTTTTTCGTCTCGGAATAATTATCCACTCTAATATCGACAAAGTAAATTCCTGAATTTAGATTCAAATTAAGTTTGGCATTTGACGGTGACAGGTTGAGTATAGAATTGTAAACGTTTTGGCCATTCAAATTATAAACGGTAATATTCGCATTACCTAATTCAATCTTAGAAGTAATCGTAATGTCTCCCTCAGATATTGTTGGGTAAAGAACAATGGTATTCGAATTAAACTCACTCTCTAGCACACTTAACGGATCCGGAGTGAACTGACTAGTAAAAAAGCCTCTACCGAAAGTGGTTGCCAAAATCGTATTATCCGATGCCTTAAGGTCCAAATCGGTTACAACCGCATCACTCATCCCATTGTAAGATTGAACCCAACTCGGATTTGGAACGGTATAATCTCCAGTTGCCCAAACTCCCAACTCAGTTCCAATAATTAACTCTTCAGGTATTAATGGGTTTTGAAGAATACAGCGTACAGGCACATCAGGAAGGTTTCCTTCTATACTTCTCCATGTCGCTCCACCATCATCAGTAAACCAAACACTTTGCACACCATAATTATACATCGTTACGAAAATTTCCTGTTCACTTAAACCAAATTCAATATCAGATATACTCCCAACAAAACCAGTTCCCGAAATATTTATAAACGCTGGGTTTGCAA is part of the Formosa sp. Hel1_31_208 genome and harbors:
- a CDS encoding chloride channel protein: MSIRNLIKRLLILRYKYISQKNFVFLLAMLIGLLSGLVSVTIKNITYGIEWILDHLAIVSQNSIYFILPIIGLWLVYLFVKYVSKQKVEHAIPSILFSLSKKDGLLKRSKMYLPLITAPLTAGFGGSVGLLGPAIASAAAVSSNIGQLFHVDRKTRTLLIGCAAAGAIASIFQSPIAAIIFAIEVFSLDLTFASLLPLLIASVSSVLTSYFFLGNGVLFNYNISQPFALRDTLFFIILGIGTGIASIYFSKIYFAIYKFFERFKTNGQKLIVGGLAIGVMLYFIPPLYGEGFGFINDLLDGNHLHALGQTPFDNYLDNIWVVIALLIGITIFKAVAMTTTFAAGGAGGIIIPTMVMGSALGNVVAKIINNIGLGFQVSESNFTLLGMAGLIAGVLHAPLTAIFLIAEITGGYQLFVPLMITVSMSFIITKNAIDHTIYTKELAEKGALLTHDKDQTILTLMKLDSVIEKDFTILHPEMSLGEMLHEGVAKSNRNLFPVVDENQYLVGIILLDDIRTVMFDQSLHKTTSVETFMHNPPEHIHYETDSMKAVMKKFQNTGAWNLPVIKDLKYYGFVSKSKLLTAYRRELINFTT
- a CDS encoding cold-shock protein gives rise to the protein MTGTVKFFNDSKGFGFITNEETGKDIFVHVSNLNGVELREGDNVEYTEEEGRKGMVAANVQVL
- a CDS encoding nucleoside deaminase, translating into MENPFDDIYFMKKALQEAEIAFEKDEIPVGAVIVINDRIIARAHNLTELLNDVTAHAEMQAITAAANFLGGKYLQNCTLYVTLEPCQMCAGALYWSQISKIVYAARDEKRGCINLKSKLHPKTTMIGGILADEASALLKRFFIQRRNLN
- a CDS encoding 1-deoxy-D-xylulose-5-phosphate synthase; the encoded protein is MQKLLDHINLPSDLRQLNQNQLPQLARELRDFIINVVATKEGHLGASLGVIELTLALHYVFNTPEDLLVWDVGHQAYGHKIITGRKERFHTNRQLDGISGFPKRDESTYDTFGVGHSSTSISAALGMAIASQLKGENKHHIAVIGDASIASGMAFEGLNHAGVTAANLLVILNDNAIGIDPSVGALKQYLTNVKKGKEKQDNIFEALNFDYTGPINGHDLPALITELERLKHVKGPKFLHVITTKGKGLKQAEDDQVKYHAPGKFDAKTGDLFPKETIEQAPKFQDVFGHTIVELAKVNKHIIGITPAMPTGSSLKFMMAELPKRAFDVGIAEQHAVTLAAGMATQGLIPFCNIYSTFLQRAYDQVIHDVALQNLPVIFCLDRAGLVGEDGATHHGVFDLAYLRCIPNMIIFAPRNEIELRNIMFTAQLEIAQPIAIRYPRGRGRIINWKQPFTKIEIGKGLRIKKGTEIAVLSIGTIAYNVEEAISISEFGELISHYDMRFVKPLDDLLLHSVFTTYKEIVTLEDGVISGGFGSAILEFASKHKYKTPITNLGVPDNFVEQASVKQQHQSVKIDADNLSMLFKSIILRLS